A genomic region of Colletotrichum destructivum chromosome 1, complete sequence contains the following coding sequences:
- a CDS encoding putative O-methyltransferase UstE produces MALPSISSLEECSEWAKAAEPLLQQLLDLPRRIVANPQSLPRIYLETNPLVSGFAFSLLIAVVTLVVSEYHRNYSQIDRLWSLLPNWYVVHTAAWAYLNGEPSQRVALAAVATTLWSARLTFNYWRKGGYERGSEDYRWEIVRKYVPGWVFFLFNVTFISFIQSVLLFAFSALPAYSLLLASRLEPDVTAADWSFFAVLVGLVVTEFVSDGQQWDYQTAKASYKKSAKVPRGWAREDLDRGFVASGLWAYSRHPNFFAEQMVWFVLYQWSCYATKVLYSYTFAGSAFLVMLFQGSTWLTELITAGKYPEYSEYQKQVGMFMPKSLFPYTKPPPKVIRTSELAKRQSKKDK; encoded by the exons ATGGCGCTGCCCTCCATCAGCTCCCTCGAGGAGTGCTCCGAAtgggccaaggccgccgagcccctcctccagcagctcctcgacctgccGCGCCGCATCGTCGCAAACCCGCAGTCGCTGCCCCGGATCTACCTCGAGACAAACCCGCTCGTCTCCGGCTTCGCCTTCTCCCtgctcatcgccgtcgtcaccctcgtcgtctccgagtACCACCGCAACTACTCCCAGATCGACCGTTTGTGGAGCCTGCTGCCCAACTGGTACGTCGTGCACACGGCCGCCTGGGCTTACCTGAACGGCGAGCCGTCGCAGAGGGTTGCTCTCGCCGCTGTCGCGACCACTCTCTGGAGC GCCCGCTTGACCTTTAACTACTGGCGCAAAGGAGGCTACGAGCGCGGAAGCGAAGACTACAGATG GGAAATCGTCCGTAAATACGTCCCCGGCTGggtcttctttctcttcaaTGTGAccttcatctccttcatccagtccgtcctcctcttcgccttctccgcTCTCCCGGCCTACtcgctcctcctcgccagccgcctcgagcccgaTGTTACGGCCGCCGACTGgtccttcttcgccgttctcgtcggcctcgtcgtcaccgagTTCGTTAGCGACGGCCAGCAGTGGGACTACCAGACCGCCAAGGCCTCCTACAAGAAGTCCGCCAAGGTTCCTCGCGGCTGGGCccgcgaggacctcgaccgcGGCTTCGTCGCCAGCGGCCTGTGGGCCTACAGCAGGCACCCCAACTTCTTCGCCGAGCAGATGGTCTGGTTCGTGCTGTACCAGTGGAGCTGCTACGCGACCAAGGTGCTGTACAGCTACACGTTCGCCGGCTCCGCGTTCCTCGTCATGCTATTCCAGGGCTCCACCTGGCTCACCGAGCTCATCACCGCGGGCAAGTACCCCGAGTACAGCGAGTATCAGAAGCAGGTCGGTATGTTCATGCCCAAGTCGCTCTTCCCGTACACCAAGCCGCCGCCCAAAGTGATCCGGACGAGCGAGCTGGCCAAGAGGCAGAGCAAGAAGGACAAATGA
- a CDS encoding Putative HAD-superfamily hydrolase, subfamily IIA, HAD superfamily — MSQQQQPKYLTGDPPAIQEFLDKFDVFLIDCDGVLWSGDHLFDGIRETLAFLRSRGKRTVFVTNNSTKSRAEYHKKFAALDIPSEVEDIFGSAYSSAVYVSRILDLPAGKRKVFVIGEAGIEAELRAEGVDFVGGTDPALRRDITPEDFAAIADGSALDPEVGVVLAGLDFHINYLKLSLGYQYLRRGAVFLATNTDSTLPMAHTFFPGAGSVSIPLVNMIQRQPLALGKPSQAMMDAIEGKFRLDRARTCMIGDRLDTDIKFGVEGKLGGTLAVLTGVHKKEDWEKEDAAAVPAYYVDGLASLKLDA; from the exons ATGTctcaacaacagcagcccAAATACCTCACCGGCGACCCCCCCGCCATTCAGGAATTCCTCGACAAGTTCGAC GTCTTTCTGATTGACTGCGATG GCGTCCTCTGGTCCGGCGATCATCTCTTTGACGGCATCCGCGAGACCCTCGCTTTTCTTCGCTCAAGAG GCAAGCGCACCGTCTTCGTGACCAACAACTCGACAAAGTCCCGGGCCGAGTACCACAAAAagttcgccgccctcgacatcCCCTCGGAGGTCGAGGACATCTTCGGCTCGGCCTACTCCTCCGCCGTCTACGTCTCGcgcatcctcgacctgcCCGCCGGCAAGCGCAaggtcttcgtcatcggcgaggccggcatcgaggcTGAGCtgcgcgccgagggcgtcgacttcgtcggcggcaccgaCCCGGCCCTCCGCCGCGACATCACCCCGGAGgacttcgccgccatcgctgACGGCTCCGCCCTCGACCcggaggtcggcgtcgtcctcgccggcctcgacttCCACATCAACTACCTCAAGCTGTCGCTCGGCTACCAGTAcctccgccgcggcgccgtcttcctcgccaccAACACCGACAGCACCCTGCCCATGGCCCACACCTTCttccccggcgccggctccgtcTCGATCCCGCTCGTCAACATGATCCAGCGCCAGCCCCTGGCTCTCGGCAAGCCCTCCCAGGCCATGATGGACGCCATCGAGGGCAAGTTCCGCCTCGACCGCGCCCGCACCTGCATGATCGGCGACCGCCTCGATACCGACATCAAgttcggcgtcgagggcaagcTGGGCGGCACCCTCGCCGTGCTGACAGGCGTGcacaagaaggaggactgggagaaggaggacgccgccgccgtgccggccTACTACGTCGACGGTCTGGCCAGCTTGAAGCTGGACGCGTGA